CCACAGAATTGAGCAAAAAAGccacacactgacaaacacccgcacacacacagtaactaCAAGCTTGAGCAAACCAGCTTTTGACAGAGGATGCAGTTGCGGCAGAACTTGTTCAGGGCGTTTTGTGCAGAGTGATCATTTGCACGTTCACCAGATTTCGGTCCTCAGatgtcagtgtaaaaaaaatacagtctgCACACTTAGTGCAAAAAGTACTCTCATCACAAACAACCGACTCATGTTTTGAGGACACTTCTCCTTTCCACATTAACATCACATGAAGACCCACTTAAGCAGCTACAGGTGCACCGTCTGTAGCATGACCTCGTCAACAGGAAATGATAGATAAACATAACCTGACACCCTAACACACACAGTAAGTACATCAAATCAAAACGCACAGATAAGATAAAACATCTTGTAATTAAGTACCACTACACTCTACAGTCTGGCAAAAACAATTAACAGGGGCGCTGTACAGGCCTGGAGGATTGAAGTGGTAGTAAAGTGCACTTGGGACACATACTTTGGAGTTTAATGGGTTATGATCTGAGAGGcctgttttctctgtttgatAGCCTCTGAGCTGAGAAAGCACGACACGACTTTGgcatatttttttccccacttctCTCATCACCACGGAGATTGTcttgtaattttaaaaaaaaatccaaatttttATCACCATTTTTAACTGGTTGTTCGGGTTCTGCATTATAGGATGTTTCCTGTTTGAAGTAACATGTTACACATTCCTAGGGGAGCCCAAATAACGACATAATCACACCAGACACACAGGACAGGAAATACAGCAAGTCTGGAGACAAagcatcataaattttatcacCATTCTGAAGAAACAGGAATGGCAGGAGTAACAAGCACAACCATTTAACTGCAGTGTGTGGCAGGTAAGAAGCACAGCGATAACTGATGAGCTGACATCTCAAATGAGCTGTCTTGGTTGACGTACTGCTTAAATCACGCAAGTAAAGCTTCATTAAAAGTGTCAATCGGATTTTTATCtcagggtcacacacacactcaaggtTATTTTCAAAAGCATACCACAATGAAAGGCAAAGTCTTTTAAACTGGTTTTGTAGGAGTTCAGAGGGACACCAAGATGAAACGGAGGGATCAACAGACACTTTGCCCTTTGGACGTCAGGAGTTTATTGTTCCCTGCCCTCAAAGAGACcaaaatgtcacagtgaatCCCATCCAGGGAGTAAATAATGTACTGGACCTTATATCTGTGTGATGTTGGGATattttatgtgtgcatgtgtgtaaggGAGCAAAAGTGAGTGTAAAATGCTAAAAAGGACAGACGTGAAGACTTGACAAACCACATGATTAAAGTCTATCCATCTTTCTGAAGTAGTTATATTATATCATTGAAACTGCAAGAGTTCTGAATTGTGGGATGTTTTCTTGCACTTGCCATGACAGCTATGTGAATCATCACTGACTTAACAGGAAACAAGATGACTGCAAGCAATGGATGTCAGCTTGAAAACATTACGATATCATCAAAGAAGGCAGAAGAAGAGCATAAAACCCATAAAGAGCTCCACTGATATGTTATCTCGCAATGGCATTAATTCGTTATGGTGGAAATTTCTCATTGCACTCAACCAGAGATCCACTCAGCTATTTGCGATTACCACTGTGACTGCTGGATGATGTGTTCAAATCTCTGTGAAATGTAGGCaaattcaaatattttcagatgCCACTGCAGGCCCAAGTGAACACTGGGAAAGCCTACAGGAGATGACGATATCTCAGGGATAACTGTTAGCATTTGTAAGAAACTAATCAGTACTTAAGTGTAGCGCTGTTTGTTGCGTCATGGGAAAGGTGATAAGGTAAAGCTACAAGGTCAAGCAGATTAACACTACTAACGCTACATGCCAAATAGGGCCTGAGACCTTAGAGCACTCAACGCACACACATAGCCAGGTCACAGGAAGGCGTGGGTTGGTTAAGGACAGGTGAAGGACAGTTTAAGGGGCTTCCTGGAGGGACTGGCTGTCaagagacaggtgagacacacctGTAAAGGCATGTGGAAAGTTTTTTAGAGGGTTTAGTGAAGACGGACCTGAGAGGGTTGATGAAAAGAGATTGGCACTAAAGATATGGAGGGTGTTTAGACACTTCTTTCTTGACTTCTATTTTAGTCTCCTCCAATATTCTCATGCTTAAGTGACCAGGTTCTTTAAACCCACTAAGGAATAGGTCTGTAACACATTTTGTATGTACAGCTCTCCTAGGAGTAGGAGATTATGCCATTTACATTTtgcaaaaactgatttttttggaCACTCACTCCAGCTGTGAACACTACACTAATATACCATCACCTTGTTAGTTGTTAAGGGAAACTTATGAGCAAATAGTTCCTATGTACACACCCAGCAACGCTGTCATTCATTTGCAGTAGTATTTTCGGGTGACCTTATAAATGGAGGTCAAATATTctctctccttttagctctctttttggtctccacccTCTCCTGAGGTGAAATATCTGGTTGTTTGGCTGCTAAGTGCTCCGATATGGTCACCagttagttgctaactttgCTGGGTAGCTAGAGCTTGGTTGGTTTTTGgaacgtttttgttttttgtggctGAAAAAACTCTGTAAGAGCGCCGACAGTGCAAAAAAATAGTACAATTGTCGGCcagaaaaactaaaacaatgagctaaatgTTGCTATAAAACTCTTTAGAGCTGAGAACTGCAGAATTGGGTGATCATTTCTTATGGGTTCATGACCACAAGTGACCTCCTTTCACACACAAGTCATCATGTGATTCATTGTGAATATAAAAACAGCCTCTTTAACACAAATGACCAAAGTGAGTAGACTGAATATAAAACTACCACAGAGGGCATCGTGTCTaacaggcagagagacagaatgtCTGGTGGTGTGTTTAGACTGACAGTGGTGATATGAGTGGGCTGAGATACCTGCTGAAGGCTTGGAGCAGCTGTGAGACCATGGAGGACAGTTTGTACAAATAGACCAAGGCGTCGTGTTGTGGCGGAGGCCCTCCCACTGGCTTAGTGCTCTGCATGGTGTGATGGTCAAAGCCCAGAGCTTTGAACACTTCGAAGCTGAAacgtgacagaaaaaaatgaccttATGGGTCAGTGGAAtggaatataaaacaaaacaaatatcaaaataaacatCAAAGTGTTGTTATTGTTCCTACAAATTTTCTCCctgttctcctctcctcactttcTATTAGCAAAGTGTTGCAAGAGACTTGACATACAGCCCTGATAAAAACAAAgcccttaaaaaaaacaatgctttttgttttgtttttttttttagaaaaatctGTAACAGACAATATCCTCAACTCTTCTCTGCAGTATAATCATCCCAGCACTGCATCAGTCAAATCCCTGTTACACCCACCTTACTTGACACACATTACTCCAGATGTTCTCAAACACGGCCCACACTTCCTGGTGAGAGACCTGAACAGATGAGGGTTGTttgtcttcatcatcatcatcatcatcattcatgACAACATCGCAGGCAGGAGATTCccactacacaaacacacagatgaagCTATGAAAGGCAACAGTgtacaaaatgaaaatgcatcCTGCTGTTAAGGtgattattgtttttgtaatcATTATCAGCTGGTGCAAATCTAAAAGAGAATTGATCTTCTTGAAGTGTTAGCTGagtataaacacaaaacacGACAAAAGCAGGATATAAAAATCTGCTTCTACAACAGATCAATGTAAAACAAAATTCCTCGAAAAGGAGTTCActttttgagcagtgtaataCATTTGAGCTGTGACAGCATGACGCTGAAACTTGAAACCTGCTCCTTGCTAACCTGCGGGTGTAGCTTATTGTATATATTGTCCAGTTTGGAGATGGCACTGGGGACATGGCTTGAACTTTTGTCAAATGCTTTCACAAGCTCCTTGGCTTCTTGCAGGGCTGCTGATGTAGTGCGACAGTCCACTGTTTcacctgaataaataaatgacagacGGATATGAGTCATCAGATGTGTGGCACTGTGATGCACGTAGATGCGCATGAAGGTATACACAGATTCAGGTGCCAGTTTTTGGTACGCCTAGGCAAAAGGgaaaaaggatgttttgtttgtgtaacCTTGTGAGAAATGTTATGAATATAAAGGTGGAAATCAAGAGAGCCAGGCAGTGTGTGCCAAAAACAAATCAGCTCAGactgtgagactgtgtgtgtgtgtgtgtgtgtgtgtgtgagagtgtctTATGTCCAACTCTGTTTACTTTTGCTATACTGAATAATTGAAAGGACACTGTATAGACTAATTCCCTGGGGCCTTACTGTAATAATAACAGATACATACCTAGTCATAACCCTTACACTGTTACCTCAGCAGTAGTCAATACATGGTCACAAAAATGTGCCAAAGAGTGGGTGAGCATTCCTACAGAAGCCCAGCATATATGTTAGATGATGTTTTGACAAATCACTTGGACCTACAGTGGTATCCAGCTGTCGTCATAAATTTACTTGGCCCTTTGTCAGGTGACAACATCCTCTAGCCCTGACCTACCACACCTTTAAGACAAATTTTAAGGCTAGAAATAGTCTTAAAATTCAGCTTTTGTCTCTTGTTAGAAGGCTGTAGAGGGTCTGTCCTCACAAGTGCAGCTacatctgagcacacacacacacacactcacagcctGCTTAAGGGAGACCAGAAAATCGCACGCAGTACTTTTCCACTCCTAGATTTGTTCTTAGCCTCACATATACTTTATCCCTCCTTCATTTCCTCCTctacctctgcctcctcctcctcctcctcttcctcctcctaccCTCACAGTCCTGGCACAGAGCCAGGCTGCATAGTACCAAGAAATCCAGAATCATGTTAGTGTACCAAGGATACACGGAGCAAGGGCAAAAACTCTATTGTCTTAGCTATTAACATTCTTGCAGGGATTAAAAAtcattgtgctgctgctgtagcagcCACCCCCACACAGGTGGACAGAGAGACTGAACGAGAGGCtgagacacacacgcacacacacacacacacacacacacacacacacacacacacacacacacacacagagtaccaTAATGTAATTAGATCCAGTGATGAGATCCAGAGCAAGAAGTGCTGCAGTGGACGACTCAGCATCTTTCTGACACACATTCCAGTGTCCTGTTTTAGCGGATGACCTGATTCTGTATGTAGTTCTGTAGGGTTCTAGCGCAGTGCAGAGCGGATCACGTCATACCCCACTGGAGTAAGGGTTTTATTTGGGGGATGACTCAGTATATCTCAACACTGCTGTCCAGAGAAGAATAAAAGGAAAACATTGCTCGGCTTACAGTCCTCAAACTGTTACAGCGGAGCAAATCTTTGCATTTAGACACCTTAAGGAGCTCAGCTTTGCCATTTTCACAAAAGTGAAAATTTATGCTCCCATATTTCACGTAGTATCTCACGTTTGTtagtgtttttttctaaatatatCGCTCATATTCAAAGGAAGATTAAAATCAGCTCCTGGGAAACTGGCATCAAATGTTTTCATCTACAGTATGTGATGTTATCAAGCCTTTCCAAATACCAGCAACAGAGAATGTGCTAAATGAAACAAGAAAGACATTAACAGACTGTGAGTTAATGTACAGCACACAATGTAAGCCATattaaaagtcatagtttatGACACCACAGCTATATAGAACAGCTAGTTTTAAACTGACTTGATTTTTCTGTCTGAAAAATGTACAATAGGCCGTGCGCTGATTTCACTGTGTTACAAATTTATCTTCTGCTTCTACTTTCTATGTCATTTTGGTTACATTTCTCAAGTTATTGTACAACTGTGCACTGAGTGCTTAGAGGTTTGGACCGTGGCCAAGACAGACAAGACTGTTTACAATGGCCTACATTTATAGGTATGTACCTGACCAGATGATCCGCTGTTATCTGTTTGCTTTATAATTTCTTTTCCAGCTGTTATGACACATTGTGACATTCAGACAAATGTTTAGTTAACCTTGAGGATGGTGCCAGTCATTAGTGCAACACAGTTCCTGACAAAAATCACAAGACTGTACTGGAAATCTTTAACTGCTgtaaaatacaatcaaataattacaaataatagaaaaagaagaaaatatgtGCTCATTAGGAGACTTAAATATATAATAGCCATTATCTCTTTTCACCTACATACCTGAGTTGAAGAAGTCAATGAGATTTGAAACAGTTTGCAGCTTCCTTCGTGGGACAACGTGCCCAAAAACAGCAATCCAGTGCTTTTTCAAACAGTGCAGGACATCTCGAAGACTCCAGGGTGGTTTAATATAAATTATCTgttaacagaaaaaacaaaatgcacaaaagccaacatgaaaaataaaaaaactttgcAATGTTCAAAATGACATAATTTTTCCACCCAGAACACATGACCAAGAAGAAGCCTTAAACTCATGACCAAATACACACTTTTAAATCACTTCATGAATACCAGACTTTAGAAACTATATATGGTTCAAAAGATAAAGTGAAATTTCAAAACATAATTTTACTTCTAGCCAGAGGTCTTCGAACGCAGCCTTCATCTCGACCTCTAACGCATCAGACAGCACCTCTCGCAGGCAGTCCTCTAGCTCAGAAACAATGCTAGGGTCCCAGTTTGTCTTCTCTTCAGCCTCTCTTTTGCTCAGCCGCTTGTTATCTGTTATCagttacacacatacatattgtATATGACTAAGCAAACCTAGAATGCAGGGCAGCGGTTAACTTTTACCCAAGATAATATGCCTGTATGTGCAGCAGAAAAGAGAGCAGTGGCATTTAACAGCACAAAACATACAGTGTGTAATATGGCATATGTTTCACTGCAAACGCACCTTTCAGTGGAATACTAACTGTCCACCAGGTGTGTTTAGGTCACACTTTTATTCTctatttttattcaattttttgTTTCTCAAAACTGCTAAAATGTCACCTGAATTTAACAACTAATATGGATGGATTTGAAGAGAGGCAAAGAACATATGGAAATTGGAAGGGCTGGGAAAACATGGCAAGTGCATGGACGGTATGTGCTTTTAAGTATTACACCAGGATGGAATATGGCAAGTAATTTCCTGTTTTGCAGGAAGCACACATTAATCCCTGGCTTACCGTTCTCCTCTACAGAGAGACCTGTTCTCTCTTGACTGTGTGGCTGCACCGGTGTAGAGCTCCTGCTCTGCATTGGTGATGAGACCTGCGGGCTGATGTGGGGCAGCATAGGAGACTTAATGCTTTGCAGAGGATGAAAGCCATGCCTGGATCTTCCAACCTCTGCCTCCAAATCACTCTTGCTGGCTGCCTTCACCCCACTAAGGAGAGCTTTACTGCATAGGTTCTTATCATTACTAGAGAGGAAAGAGGGGAtaacatgtttctttttaatcaGGCAAGTCTACAAGTCGGTGATAACACAAACAGCATTAAGACACATTTGTTTTACAGAAGCCTGGAGGTTTAATCGAGAAATATCTGACATGTCGCTGTGCAACACCGGTCGAATGTCTGCTCGCTAATTTCTCATTTAATTTGGCAAAAATGATCAATAACAGCGTCTGGAAATAGTGCCAATTAGAGAAATAGGTCAGTAGGAAAAAGAAGATGAAACAATACAATGGCCACTCCACTATGTAAGCCAAAAAAAATCCCTGCTCAGCACATCTATTCTTGCCTAATTACTCTGTCTGGCCGTCTCTTTCTCTCATCCCAACTGGAACTATCTGGCTGGGCCCACTCACAGTCACATGCATGTGCATTATTTTCAGAGGACACagactctgcagcagcagcactatATCGaagggggggggagggggaacTCACGTGCATAGAATGAGAGCACACTCTGGGTACAGACTCTGGTATTGCAGGCAGCACTGCAGCACCCTGTCATCGTTATTCTCGGCATTCAGACCATCTGGGGACAAGGAGGTGCAAAGAGAACAAGGATGGGAGAGGAAGACAAGAGTGACAGGGAGAGCCATGACAATGTGTACTAGGACAAAGAGACATGTTTAATTCACGACACTGATGGCTCATGCTGAGCATGTTGCCACAAAGATGTAGAGCACTAGATGATGATTTCAAGTCTATATCAAGAGATGCACTAATGCTTATATCCTCCTGAATACTTCTATGTGAAGTGTAAACAATACATCTGCTAAATCTCCTGGAAGAGATCCTCATACCACTGTTGAAAAATTAATGTCTGATCAATATTATATATAGCTAAGAAGTGGGTTACCTTATGCATGGGTGAAACCTGGCATTAAGATGCACACTATGTACACAGAGATCAATTCTAAATGACCAGCTTAGTGATAGTGCCACCCAGTGTTAAGTTTGTGTAGGACAGGGATGCGTGCATGTATGAcagtgtgtttatacagtaaaaGTAGAGAGAAGCTCTATAGAAGTGCATTTATGCAACAGTGTCAATAGTCAAGTTACTCATTAAGTGACAGGCTGTAATCTCCCACACCTAACACTACACCATACTTAATGATGGAAAATAATGACTACTCTCAACCTTTATGTCCCATACTTTGTTAAAACAAATTTGTAATACTTTGAATGCACTGATAATTTCCACAGTTTCCTCAATTAAGCACTCACTGCTGCTCTCAGCGGCCTGCTGCATAGACTGGCCCCAGAGGTGAGGTTCCCGGCTCTTCAGAGAGTTGTAAATGTACGAGATGGCAGGAGTTGCCAGGTGGGCCACAGAACCTGTCAGACCTCTCCCCCTTTTTAGGGAATCCATCTCCTGAAGCACGACCCAGGGGATGAGGACGACAGGGCAGCCCAGAGCTAAGAGAACATGAAGTGGGGAGAAAGCAAGTAGTGATGATTCCATATCTCATAGGTGCATTTTATCATGGCTGGAAGTCAGTCCCAAAAACTGTGGAAATCATAATAACTTTAATGACTTTGTGATGAACTCTTTCTTTATGGAccgtttcattgctattctgttgctagggcTGCAGCTTTGGTCcctttttacttcctgtcagcttctgcattaacattcattcaaacaggaaatacaaagggacccacttagaatgtttatgttgtccagtTTGAAATGGTCTTAGCAGGTGCTTGATAActtgctgctctctctgcataCTTAAATTACCTTCCTGCTAATAAAGCGTGCTATAATCACTGTATCATGACTTGACATGTTAATTAGCCCTACAATATTACCCAAGCAATTAAAATGTCAGGGAAAATGTAAGGGCTAGCAATAAGGGAAAATTCAAAGTTAAACAAAGAGGGCAGAGGACAGGTAAAAATGCACTGCTTCTTTCTATTGGAGATTCTCTTAATGATGTGTAATAATAATTCAGCCGGTTAGTGCAATAGTCAAATCAGCAACTGTGCTCCAGAAACTGCGGAGAGAAACTAACTGGATACCTTTTATAATGGCATGATGTACCAATATATAACATATGAAATAACCATGAATCATTCTATAAGAAACATCAAGTATTAAAACCATTTTAAAAACCTCCAAGGCCGTGAGATATGATCTTTTTCACATAATCCAGGTGACTGAGGAGAATGTTGGTGTCCAAAACGAGGATCAGGTCTCGCTGAGGAGATTGTTTACCTGTAAAAAGACAAGTTTGTGTATAGTGAGTCTTTTGTTGTTGATTGTTTTTcagtatgaaataaataaaattgtacACAGCAGTGGGAGTGTAGTGCCTGGGAAGGTTTGGGGTcaaatttctttcttttgtcatCTCTTGTTTTACATGACACTATCATCATTTTCACATCTTTTGTGGGGTTACTCTGTAATTTTTTTGAAGATAATTTTTGGGCATTTCTACTCTTATTCATAGGGTGAGAGACAGGACACGGGATGACACGTAACATGGGGCCAAGGCCAGAGTCGAACCCAGTCACTGCTGTGAAGACTCAGCCTTAATGATGTGCGTTCTGCCTGGTGAGCTACTGGGGCTCCCCTTGAAACCTCAAATTATTACTACATTTTCTGTGACGGCAGAAGATGCTCATCTGTATTAAGGTAACTGATTTCAGAAACTAGTGAGGAATCTAATCTGAGATGAACATCTTCAGCCTTGTAACTTgacaggttttattttgttaatatcTTCACGTGTCATTCTGAGGCGACAGAAGCACATGATGTATCATGTTTCAGGTGAATCACACTAAATGTGAAGCCATTACAAGGCATACAGTTTTGAACTTAACCTATAGTGCCTCCATGTGGTCATTTGGGATTGTGTCGCACAAGTTAATATTTTACACTTATGATGAGTGGAATAAATTTCAAGCATCTCtcagtaaaacaataaaacttaCAGTGTGCGTCTGCAGCTCCCTCCTCTGGAGGATCTATTTCCATACCGGTAAGTTCCCCATAGCTTTCCATTacattcacctccagtctctTCTCAGAGCGGGCAAGATGGAGCTCTTCAACCACTTGCCTCTAcagaacacattttaaaaacaaacaagaatgcAAAGAACCTCAATGCCATTTTGAACCATTTCAACAACAAAATGCTGATGTCATTTGAATATACTAGCCAACAAAATAGTATAAAGAAAAGCAATATGTAAAACAAACATTGACTTGTTTAGATTAATGATGCTTTTTATTACCTGATCATACCACGGCTCACTGGTGGTATTAGATGAAGCTGGGAGTTGGCCTGATAAAGACGACCTCTTATCTTGTCCTTCAGATGAAAAACCAGGTGTAACATCCAAACAGCTGCGAGCTTGTTGGACAGTTTCCTGCTGGCAATTGCTCGTTGAGGCCCCTGAGTCTGAAAGCTCAGTCCTGTGGTTGAGATTTATGTTTGTACAACTAATATCCTTATTCTCAACGATGCTCTCTACTGGCCTTGGTTGAACCTTCTTTGGTATCTTAAAATTAAAAAGCGAGGGTGATGCAAGAGAGGATATTTGTTGTTGAGCAGATGATGATGGCTTAGTGGTCTTTTGTGACACTGATGTGACATTCCCTGGAACTGCAATGGCTTTCTTCACCACACTTGAGCTACTAACTGAGGTAGTGTGCTTGGCCGAAGGGGAGGAATGCTTTGTGGCAGAGGCAGGTGGAGTGTTTGCTTCTGTACGCGTGCTCCTTTTGGACTTCTTTTCTTGATGCCTTTGGCACATCTTCTCGAACAGGTCCGTGCTCTTCTGCCACTGAGAATCCTTGGAGACGGAGGAGGTCTTGCTTGGTTTACTGGTCTTGATAGTGCTGCTGTCATCTCCAGTCCTTGGTGGCTCCTCAGCTCTGCACTTATTTTTCAGTGGATActccctcttttctttctgttcaGCAGAAGCCAAACTGGGACTTATTAGCTGCTCTTTTAATTTGGATGAGCTCCTGTGGGAAGACTTTTTATCTGAGCTGCCTCTAGACGTCTCCTCTTTTCTCAGAGGAACTGTACCtgcactgttgctgtttgagGGTTTTGAGTGTCCCCTTTCCACAGTCTTACTCCCACTAACAGAAGCGTCTTTCcctgaaatgtcatgttttgctTTACTAGAGCATTTTCCCCAGTGGAATGACACAAAGGCACTTTTAGTTTCTGTACATTTTCCTTCCTTATTAACAGGTTTCTGGTCTGTcgcttgtgtttttgtcagtcTGTAGATAGGCTTCTTGATGTGGCGGGTGCTCTGGGAAACATCTTTAACAGTAGAAGAGGCGCTCTTTTCCTGGTTTGCTGCACAGCTACAtgcagaagaacagaagaagtaCCAAAGTCAGATATTTAGCAAACATTTCAATTAAgtgaatgattttaaaatacatagCAACAACATTAATCTGTTGTTAAAATTCAAGTATTCTGTATCTAACCTCTCCTGACTGTTGACATCATGCTTCTTCTTGCCACTTTTGCGATGCTTGGAAACATTGTGCTCCCGGGGTGACTGAAAatatggggggaaaaaaacaaaaaacgtgtGATCAGTTTGTTGTGTGTAGAGTAGACCCttgatgacagaaacaattATGGACAGTCAATTTAAACAATATATCCTGTGAGACTGAGGCTACTGATGTAATAATTAACCTTAACCTTAAAATTACGAGACATTGTGTCTTTATAAACAttggaaatacttttttttgagTTGTAAACAAAAGCCTTCAtgtctgtatttaaaaaaatgaattaaaagaaggaaattaaaaTTCAAGAgcattgtttatttatgaaacaTGTAAAGTGAGAACCAATGTAAAATAcagatgtgtttcagttttgggAGTCAAACTATGGAATGGACTCAGTGCGTATTTCCAATTGTGTTGCTctctgttgttttaaaaaagccttaaaatttaaaatgattaCAATGCAAAAGAATTGAGGATTATAATTTAGTGTACAATGTATTtaatcattaatttatttattttcttttttttggtattGTTGATATTCTTGGTTATCCTTTGGTTGATATAGAAcaggcaaaaataaaatttctTCATTTCTTCATTCATGCAT
This sequence is a window from Epinephelus lanceolatus isolate andai-2023 chromosome 6, ASM4190304v1, whole genome shotgun sequence. Protein-coding genes within it:
- the swt1 gene encoding transcriptional protein SWT1; the encoded protein is MSKKSKKRKRKKQSSSSSEEDERSPREHNVSKHRKSGKKKHDVNSQESCAANQEKSASSTVKDVSQSTRHIKKPIYRLTKTQATDQKPVNKEGKCTETKSAFVSFHWGKCSSKAKHDISGKDASVSGSKTVERGHSKPSNSNSAGTVPLRKEETSRGSSDKKSSHRSSSKLKEQLISPSLASAEQKEKREYPLKNKCRAEEPPRTGDDSSTIKTSKPSKTSSVSKDSQWQKSTDLFEKMCQRHQEKKSKRSTRTEANTPPASATKHSSPSAKHTTSVSSSSVVKKAIAVPGNVTSVSQKTTKPSSSAQQQISSLASPSLFNFKIPKKVQPRPVESIVENKDISCTNINLNHRTELSDSGASTSNCQQETVQQARSCLDVTPGFSSEGQDKRSSLSGQLPASSNTTSEPWYDQRQVVEELHLARSEKRLEVNVMESYGELTGMEIDPPEEGAADAHCKQSPQRDLILVLDTNILLSHLDYVKKIISHGLGALGCPVVLIPWVVLQEMDSLKRGRGLTGSVAHLATPAISYIYNSLKSREPHLWGQSMQQAAESSNGLNAENNDDRVLQCCLQYQSLYPECALILCTNDKNLCSKALLSGVKAASKSDLEAEVGRSRHGFHPLQSIKSPMLPHISPQVSSPMQSRSSTPVQPHSQERTGLSVEENDNKRLSKREAEEKTNWDPSIVSELEDCLREVLSDALEVEMKAAFEDLWLEIIYIKPPWSLRDVLHCLKKHWIAVFGHVVPRRKLQTVSNLIDFFNSGETVDCRTTSAALQEAKELVKAFDKSSSHVPSAISKLDNIYNKLHPQWESPACDVVMNDDDDDDEDKQPSSVQVSHQEVWAVFENIWSNVCQVSFEVFKALGFDHHTMQSTKPVGGPPPQHDALVYLYKLSSMVSQLLQAFSSVLSSAPGLEEVRTLLSIMHSNEIVDVDSRLTAKDLLDCFSQQDYREKLRLGGIQLMGLKEALDHCVGTTGHNMTFTTSPP